Proteins co-encoded in one Nonomuraea helvata genomic window:
- a CDS encoding ubiquitin-like domain-containing protein, with translation MCLAGAAALGALVAVSSLVKEVVVIVDGQRTEVRAFAGTVRDVLAEAGVSVGYGDAVRPAAQEDVADGSTIEVRHARPITLTLDGHTSRHLVTATNVGDALAQLDLTPAAGQASAPPYDAVPLSGMRLTFYTRRRVYVVAGTARITSHTTARTVRDVLRQNLVPLRRGYVVTPPLDSFPKDGTVITVAPPHTIPIRPDVMALDWQALAACLANGDPLAYNPDGPYYGMYQFSLPVWEAVGGMGLPSSWPVEEQTYRAQVLYQQMGDRWQTQWPTCGDRLLS, from the coding sequence GTGTGCCTGGCGGGCGCCGCGGCGCTCGGGGCACTTGTGGCGGTGTCGTCCCTGGTCAAAGAGGTCGTCGTGATCGTCGACGGGCAGCGCACGGAGGTCCGCGCGTTCGCGGGGACCGTGCGCGACGTGCTCGCCGAGGCCGGCGTCTCGGTGGGGTACGGCGACGCCGTGCGCCCGGCCGCGCAGGAGGACGTCGCCGACGGGTCCACCATCGAGGTACGCCACGCGCGCCCGATCACCCTGACTCTGGACGGCCACACCAGCAGGCACCTGGTCACCGCCACGAACGTCGGCGATGCCCTGGCCCAGCTCGACCTCACCCCGGCGGCCGGGCAGGCGTCCGCGCCGCCGTACGACGCGGTGCCGCTGTCGGGGATGCGGCTCACCTTCTACACCAGGCGCAGGGTGTACGTGGTCGCGGGCACCGCCCGGATCACCTCGCACACCACCGCCAGGACGGTACGCGACGTGCTCAGGCAGAACCTGGTCCCGCTGCGCCGCGGCTACGTGGTGACGCCGCCGCTCGACAGCTTCCCCAAGGACGGAACGGTCATCACGGTGGCGCCGCCGCACACCATCCCGATCCGCCCGGACGTCATGGCGCTCGACTGGCAGGCGCTGGCCGCGTGCCTGGCCAACGGCGACCCCCTGGCGTACAACCCGGACGGGCCCTACTACGGGATGTACCAGTTCAGTCTGCCGGTGTGGGAGGCCGTGGGCGGGATGGGGCTGCCCAGCAGTTGGCCGGTGGAGGAGCAGACGTACCGGGCCCAGGTGCTCTACCAGCAGATGGGCGACCGGTGGCAGACCCAGTGGCCGACCTGCGGCGACCGCCTGCTCAGCTGA